A single window of Nomascus leucogenys isolate Asia chromosome 18, Asia_NLE_v1, whole genome shotgun sequence DNA harbors:
- the TPBG gene encoding trophoblast glycoprotein: protein MPGGCSRGPAAGDGRLRLARLALVLLGWVSSSSPTSSASSFSSSAPFLASAVSAQPPLPDQCPALCECSEAARTVKCVNRNLTEVPTDLPPYVRNLFLTGNQLAVLPAGAFARRPPLAELAALNLSGSRLDEVRAGAFEHLPSLRQLDLSHNPLACLSPFAFSGSNASVSAPSPLVELVMNHIVPPEDERQNRSFEGMVGAALLAGRALQGLRRLELASNHFLYLPRDVLAQLPSLRHLDLSNNSLVSLTYVSFRNLTHLESLHLEDNALKVLPNGTLAELQGLPHIRVFLDNNPWVCDCHMADMVTWLKETEVVQGKDRLTCAYPEKMRNRVLLELNSADLDCDPILPPSLQTSYVFLGIVLALIGAIFLLVLYLNRKGIKKWMHNIRDACRDHMEGYHYRYEINADPRLTNLSSNSDV, encoded by the coding sequence ATGCCTGGGGGGTGCTCCCGGGGCCCCGCCGCCGGGGACGGGCGGCTGCGGCTGGCGCGACTGGCGCTGGTCCTCCTGGGCTGGGTCTCCTCGTCTTCTCCCACCTCCTCGgcatcctccttctcctcctcggCGCCGTTCCTGGCTTCCGCCGTGTCCGCCCAGCCCCCGCTGCCCGACCAGTGCCCCGCGCTGTGCGAGTGCTCCGAGGCGGCGCGCACAGTCAAGTGCGTTAACCGCAATCTGACCGAGGTGCCCACGGACCTGCCCCCCTACGTGCGCAACCTCTTCCTTACCGGCAACCAGCTGGCCGTGCTCCCTGCCGGCGCCTTCGCCCGCCGGCCGCCGCTGGCGGAGCTGGCCGCGCTCAACCTCAGCGGCAGCCGCCTGGACGAGGTGCGCGCGGGCGCCTTCGAGCATCTGCCCAGCCTGCGCCAGCTCGACCTCAGCCACAACCCActggcctgcctcagccccttcgCTTTCTCGGGCAGCAATGCCAGCGTCTCGGCCCCCAGTCCCCTTGTGGAACTGGTCATGAACCACATCGTGCCGCCTGAAGATGAGCGGCAGAACCGGAGCTTCGAGGGCATGGTGGGGGCGGCCCTGCTGGCGGGCCGTGCACTGCAGGGGCTCCGCCGCTTGGAGCTGGCCAGTAACCACTTCCTTTACCTGCCGCGGGATGTGCTGGCCCAACTGCCCAGCCTCAGGCACCTGGACTTAAGTAACAATTCGCTGGTGAGCCTGACCTACGTGTCCTTCCGCAACCTGACACATCTAGAAAGCCTCCACCTGGAGGACAATGCCCTCAAGGTCCTTCCCAATGGCACCCTGGCTGAGTTGCAAGGTCTACCCCACATTAGGGTCTTCCTGGACAACAATCCCTGGGTCTGCGACTGCCACATGGCAGACATGGTGACCTGGCTCAAGGAAACAGAGGTAGTGCAGGGCAAAGACCGGCTCACCTGTGCATATCCGGAAAAAATGAGGAATCGGGTCCTCTTGGAACTCAACAGTGCTGACCTGGACTGTGACCCGATTCTTCCCCCATCCCTGCAAACCTCTTATGTCTTCCTGGGTATTGTTTTAGCCCTGATAGGCGCTATTTTCCTCCTGGTTTTGTATTTGAACCGCAAGGGGATAAAAAAGTGGATGCATAACATCAGAGATGCGTGCAGGGATCACATGGAGGGGTATCATTACAGATATGAAATCAACGCGGACCCCAGATTGACAAACCTCAGTTCTAACTCGGATGTCTGA